A section of the Salarchaeum sp. JOR-1 genome encodes:
- a CDS encoding helix-turn-helix domain-containing protein, whose translation MISKAGLAVIDALSTGREATPVDLATETGYSQPHIYEVLDDLLDAGLVVERRGPNNQRHVRVADHPVIEAYRTLQSELSHVDWVALLSPATLKVCWFLDEPRHVSAIAARLRITRQGVHKALSPLKHRAMLSPSGPEYAVSEDLAPLLAFAQAVVTHEHRSRARELAPSATVEWCDPKRALVRVQTAEDTDALLDAPEWQVSGLGRFEEYGLQFFLAGEPAFWYAPDEELTPADVVCHTLVLDSGSRRVSYAMLLIEKLDIDQETLTDTATWYNLESTIAAMYQALQEGVEDADEFPVVLPSETEFMALKEQYGVA comes from the coding sequence ATGATTTCAAAGGCCGGACTCGCTGTGATCGACGCCCTGAGTACCGGTCGCGAGGCGACGCCAGTCGACCTCGCAACAGAAACCGGGTATTCACAGCCACACATCTACGAAGTGCTCGATGACTTGCTGGACGCAGGGCTCGTGGTCGAACGCCGTGGCCCCAACAACCAGCGGCACGTCCGTGTCGCCGACCACCCGGTCATCGAAGCGTACCGGACGCTGCAGTCGGAACTCAGCCACGTTGATTGGGTTGCCCTCCTCTCGCCTGCCACCCTCAAAGTGTGCTGGTTTCTCGACGAGCCCCGCCACGTCTCCGCGATTGCAGCACGACTCAGGATTACGCGCCAAGGCGTTCACAAAGCACTGTCGCCGCTCAAGCATCGAGCGATGCTGTCCCCGTCCGGCCCCGAGTACGCGGTGAGCGAGGACCTCGCACCGCTGCTGGCGTTCGCCCAGGCCGTCGTGACCCACGAGCACCGATCGCGAGCCCGGGAGCTCGCGCCGAGCGCAACTGTCGAATGGTGCGACCCGAAGCGTGCGCTCGTCCGCGTGCAGACCGCCGAGGATACAGACGCACTACTGGACGCCCCTGAGTGGCAGGTGTCCGGACTCGGTCGCTTCGAGGAGTACGGCCTGCAGTTCTTCCTCGCGGGGGAACCCGCGTTCTGGTATGCACCCGACGAGGAACTCACACCTGCCGACGTGGTGTGTCACACGCTCGTTCTCGATAGCGGCTCGCGCCGCGTTAGCTATGCAATGCTGTTGATCGAAAAGCTGGACATCGACCAGGAGACGCTCACAGACACTGCAACGTGGTACAATCTGGAATCCACGATCGCTGCGATGTACCAGGCACTGCAGGAAGGGGTTGAGGACGCGGATGAGTTCCCTGTCGTCCTTCCAAGTGAAACAGAATTTATGGCGCTCAAAGAGCAGTACGGAGTCGCATGA
- a CDS encoding exodeoxyribonuclease V subunit beta: protein MTAPNDQQQDLIDSKQGIHVVDAGAGTGKTFTVTRRYAEIVDQDDVEPEDVLLVTFTNNAATEMKDRIVAHCDYGMRELSDAPIQTFHSLCHDILMEHGFEAPTLLGIDDRITGSTRVLEDENVEKAQFREFIRRFSDDHPEYDDFFRAVEEPVELLGLINQLAAKGVFPTADGWYRNGERHLDGDFEAFYKIFDELNQPRNDGNKQSKLRSKLGGYGDDKCYLPDAPEEDEIRGGWGEKQVPDGVAQLVFDEQREGLKNFVHDVYHEYLEFALSRNYLNFSFLQLFAFVLLCDDHRLRDDVAFEYVMIDEFQDSSEIQFKLALLLADTNNVCVVGDWKQSIYSFQYAAVENITEFESRLDRFVDELNENHERVSWATRPIIDIELVENYRSTQDILDFSEHSLVTPAASTDDVDGTAVRDRFVSLSSNASHENSQIEAIQHEDEHEAVLTKIQEIVENDAYQVEEDGELRLPEYGDIAVLTRTRDFGRELLSVAEAYGLPMAYEGGIELFRSDPAKLLVAWLRILESDAERGWAVVLEETGYTLDEVKHVLDSEEYPTNMQAFKSELASLETVGGVAQRVFSQYDYDGAYADVLLTTIQSVHSATTLTRGDLIRFIERGIADGSTHEVHASAGMNSVTVQTIHAAKGLEHPIVVLANMNSHCFPPSGGNSNAITFDDPIGLRQRKLYADDHGYPHIHDNWRTDVLRKCLPRGYDEERRLLYVAMTRAESHLVFAAGESPNTFIEELPVDLEELEPNVQEDDIDETTQAHLQISVPTPDGPVGHSPHTLMRDDVFEDVDDGRGTAFGTQTHEFAERYVLEGDVEPSNDDERHIKSFIDSLDGELRVEEDAYLPLTVDGEQVTISGIVDLVHLRPDTVEIIDFKTDLGRHAEDEYRKQLSVYYHVLNEWFPGRDVTAGIFYTAEEDRVNIDPLTKADLVALISQEQRSEASVLE, encoded by the coding sequence ATGACTGCACCAAACGACCAACAGCAAGACCTGATCGACAGCAAACAGGGCATCCATGTCGTCGACGCCGGCGCAGGGACTGGAAAGACGTTCACCGTCACCCGTCGCTACGCCGAAATCGTCGACCAAGACGACGTCGAGCCTGAGGACGTCCTCCTCGTGACGTTCACCAACAACGCGGCGACGGAGATGAAGGATCGAATCGTCGCCCACTGTGACTACGGGATGCGTGAACTCTCGGACGCACCGATCCAGACGTTCCACAGCCTCTGTCACGACATCCTCATGGAACACGGCTTCGAGGCACCGACGCTTCTCGGCATCGACGACCGCATCACGGGGTCCACGCGTGTCCTCGAAGACGAGAATGTCGAGAAGGCGCAGTTCCGCGAGTTCATCCGTCGGTTCAGCGACGACCATCCCGAGTACGACGACTTCTTCCGCGCCGTCGAGGAACCAGTCGAACTCCTCGGGTTAATCAATCAGCTGGCGGCGAAAGGTGTCTTCCCGACGGCTGATGGCTGGTACCGGAACGGCGAGCGGCATCTGGACGGTGATTTCGAGGCGTTCTACAAGATCTTCGACGAGCTGAACCAGCCCCGTAACGACGGGAACAAGCAGTCGAAGCTTCGCTCGAAACTTGGAGGCTACGGGGACGACAAGTGTTATCTCCCAGACGCGCCCGAGGAGGACGAGATCCGTGGCGGATGGGGTGAGAAGCAGGTTCCTGATGGCGTCGCACAGCTGGTGTTTGACGAACAGCGAGAGGGCCTCAAGAACTTCGTTCACGACGTCTACCACGAGTACCTTGAGTTCGCACTCAGTCGGAACTACCTCAACTTTAGTTTTCTTCAACTATTTGCGTTCGTCCTGCTCTGTGACGACCATCGACTTCGCGACGATGTCGCGTTCGAGTACGTGATGATCGACGAGTTCCAGGACTCTAGCGAGATCCAGTTCAAACTCGCACTCCTGCTTGCAGACACGAACAACGTCTGTGTCGTTGGTGACTGGAAACAGAGCATCTACTCGTTCCAGTACGCCGCCGTCGAGAACATCACCGAGTTCGAGTCCCGGCTGGACCGGTTCGTCGACGAACTCAATGAGAACCACGAGCGAGTGTCGTGGGCAACTCGCCCGATCATCGATATCGAACTCGTCGAGAACTACCGGTCGACGCAGGACATTCTCGACTTCTCCGAGCACAGCCTGGTGACGCCCGCGGCGAGCACGGACGACGTCGACGGGACGGCCGTGCGAGATAGATTTGTGTCACTCTCTTCGAACGCATCGCACGAGAACTCTCAGATAGAGGCGATTCAGCACGAAGACGAACACGAAGCCGTTCTGACAAAGATCCAGGAGATCGTCGAGAACGATGCGTATCAGGTCGAGGAGGATGGGGAACTTCGTCTGCCAGAGTACGGTGATATCGCCGTCCTCACCCGGACTCGTGACTTCGGCCGAGAACTCCTCTCTGTCGCTGAGGCGTATGGGTTGCCGATGGCATATGAAGGAGGCATCGAGTTGTTCCGGTCTGACCCGGCGAAGCTTCTCGTGGCGTGGCTGCGAATCCTCGAATCCGACGCGGAGCGAGGATGGGCAGTCGTCCTTGAGGAGACTGGCTACACGCTCGACGAAGTCAAACACGTCCTCGATAGCGAGGAGTACCCCACCAACATGCAGGCGTTCAAGTCGGAGCTTGCGTCACTGGAGACGGTCGGTGGGGTTGCCCAGCGCGTGTTCTCCCAGTACGACTACGACGGGGCCTATGCCGACGTGCTGCTGACGACGATTCAGTCCGTCCACAGCGCGACGACATTGACACGAGGTGACCTCATCCGATTCATCGAACGCGGCATCGCGGACGGAAGCACCCACGAGGTCCACGCGAGCGCCGGTATGAATTCGGTGACGGTCCAGACCATCCACGCGGCCAAGGGACTCGAGCATCCCATTGTCGTGCTCGCGAACATGAACTCCCATTGCTTCCCACCGTCAGGCGGGAACAGTAACGCGATCACGTTCGACGATCCGATTGGACTACGCCAGCGAAAGCTCTACGCCGATGATCACGGGTATCCACATATTCACGACAACTGGCGGACTGACGTCCTCCGGAAGTGTCTGCCGCGTGGATACGACGAAGAGCGACGCTTGCTCTACGTCGCGATGACGCGGGCTGAGAGCCATCTCGTGTTCGCTGCAGGCGAGAGCCCGAACACGTTCATTGAAGAGCTCCCGGTCGACCTCGAGGAGCTGGAACCCAACGTTCAGGAAGACGATATCGACGAGACGACGCAGGCACACTTGCAGATTTCCGTGCCGACGCCGGACGGCCCGGTCGGACACTCGCCGCACACGCTCATGCGCGACGATGTGTTCGAGGACGTCGACGACGGAAGAGGGACCGCGTTCGGAACGCAGACCCACGAGTTCGCTGAGCGGTACGTACTTGAGGGGGACGTCGAACCCTCGAACGACGACGAGCGTCACATCAAGTCGTTCATAGACTCGCTCGATGGTGAGCTGCGAGTCGAGGAGGACGCCTATCTCCCGCTCACTGTCGATGGCGAACAGGTCACCATCTCAGGAATCGTCGACCTCGTTCACCTTCGTCCCGATACCGTCGAGATCATCGACTTCAAGACTGACCTCGGACGGCACGCTGAGGATGAGTATCGGAAGCAACTCAGCGTGTACTATCACGTGCTGAATGAGTGGTTCCCTGGCCGAGACGTGACTGCAGGTATCTTCTATACCGCCGAAGAGGATCGCGTTAACATCGACCCACTCACGAAAGCGGATCTAGTCGCGCTGATTAGTCAAGAACAGCGTTCGGAAGCCAGCGTTCTCGAGTAG
- a CDS encoding IS5 family transposase: MSKISRFTKKAVQLAKNAVGGRGEVAAPEGGGGFADYAVVSLHCLRVYLEKSYREALDLLSEMPHILGEIGLEPADLPHHSTLVKWFDRIKTALWRVLLRLSAQLHEPSGHAAIDATFFDREHASKHYCRRTNYRVQTLKATALVDTESHAILDVHCTTEKRHDTQLGWRVARRNAGDLASLAADKGYDWMELREKLREDGVRPLIKHREFRPIDHAHNARIDGPRYRQRAMCETVFSTIKRTLGDAVRARSWYGEFRELVLMCAVHNIKQAVKP; this comes from the coding sequence ATGTCGAAGATTTCCCGCTTCACGAAGAAAGCGGTTCAGTTAGCTAAAAATGCTGTCGGTGGTCGAGGCGAAGTCGCCGCCCCCGAAGGGGGTGGCGGCTTCGCCGATTACGCTGTTGTGTCGCTCCACTGTCTTCGGGTTTACTTGGAGAAGTCCTACCGAGAGGCGTTGGATCTGCTGAGCGAAATGCCACATATTCTCGGGGAGATCGGCCTCGAACCGGCCGATCTCCCGCATCACTCCACGCTAGTAAAGTGGTTTGACAGGATCAAGACAGCACTCTGGCGAGTGCTGCTGCGCCTCTCGGCGCAGCTGCACGAGCCGAGCGGACACGCCGCTATTGACGCGACGTTTTTCGACCGCGAACACGCCAGCAAACACTACTGCCGTCGGACAAATTACCGCGTTCAGACGCTCAAAGCAACAGCTCTCGTGGACACAGAAAGCCACGCCATTCTGGACGTTCACTGTACGACTGAGAAACGTCACGACACACAGCTCGGCTGGCGGGTCGCCCGCCGCAACGCGGGCGACCTCGCCAGCCTCGCCGCCGACAAAGGCTACGATTGGATGGAGTTACGCGAGAAACTCCGTGAAGACGGCGTGAGACCGCTGATCAAGCATCGTGAGTTCCGGCCCATCGATCACGCGCATAACGCGCGGATCGATGGGCCTCGCTACCGCCAACGAGCGATGTGTGAGACGGTCTTCTCAACGATCAAGCGCACGCTCGGCGACGCCGTGCGTGCGCGATCTTGGTACGGTGAATTTCGTGAACTCGTCCTGATGTGTGCGGTTCACAACATCAAGCAGGCGGTGAAACCGTGA
- a CDS encoding DUF6166 domain-containing protein: MGGQLVYTPDGDVLDKHLYVLRRAPGGFDWEPEADEARIDQLAIALLADSVTKNIALDHYKEFAQYLREELEGEEWRLPTSDISSDTWSRAIDVADETPSPEDVDITAVDFDEMTFAVERALCEQHDISIHQSVDDRREELEEGRQAVQSETTDSEELRSDTGGFEFPAASQ; this comes from the coding sequence ATGGGTGGACAGCTGGTGTACACGCCCGATGGCGACGTACTGGACAAGCACCTCTACGTTCTGCGCCGCGCCCCTGGTGGATTCGACTGGGAACCGGAGGCCGACGAGGCCCGCATCGATCAGCTCGCAATCGCGCTGCTGGCCGATTCAGTGACGAAGAACATCGCGCTCGATCACTACAAGGAGTTCGCGCAGTACCTGCGTGAAGAGCTCGAGGGCGAGGAGTGGCGACTCCCAACTAGCGACATTTCGTCAGATACCTGGTCGCGAGCCATCGACGTCGCTGATGAGACGCCCTCACCGGAGGATGTCGACATCACGGCAGTCGATTTCGACGAGATGACCTTCGCGGTCGAGCGAGCACTCTGCGAGCAACACGACATCAGCATCCACCAGAGCGTCGACGATCGCCGCGAGGAACTGGAGGAGGGGCGCCAAGCAGTCCAATCAGAAACTACCGACTCGGAGGAGTTACGAAGCGACACCGGCGGCTTCGAGTTCCCGGCAGCTAGCCAGTAG